From Pseudodesulfovibrio nedwellii:
AGTCGGATTTGTTTTTTTTCATTGGACATTCGTTGTTCTTAGACACGAATTGTCTTTGTGGCAAGCTGGAAACTGGTCACGATGTCGAGCATATTGGTCACATCGCCTACGTCTTTTTGTGCAGTCAGTCCGAAAAATTCGAGACAAGTTCCACAGACTAGGATGGAAACACCATTTTTTTCGAGCTCTTGAAGCGCTTTGAGACATCGACTGTCCTCGACGGCAAGCTTAACGGCTCCGTTGACCATGACAATGCGCCACAAATCGTTTCCAAGCTCTTTGAGTGTGCTCAGGAAGTTGAACATAAGGCTGGAGCCAAGTTCGTCATCTCCGGAACCCATGACGTCCGAAGCAATGAAAATCAATATTTTTTGATTATCGAGATCTTCGATTTCTTGGCTGGACATGACTTTGCACACTTCACATTCATTGTTTGCCAATTTGCAGGCGGTCACTATAAAATCCGCCCCGG
This genomic window contains:
- the yedF gene encoding sulfurtransferase-like selenium metabolism protein YedF; translation: MIDISLDCKGLPCPQPVLKAKEALEKQAPERLNITVDNEAAQENVSRFLTVQGYETSTEIAGADFIVTACKLANNECEVCKVMSSQEIEDLDNQKILIFIASDVMGSGDDELGSSLMFNFLSTLKELGNDLWRIVMVNGAVKLAVEDSRCLKALQELEKNGVSILVCGTCLEFFGLTAQKDVGDVTNMLDIVTSFQLATKTIRV